The Atribacter laminatus genome contains the following window.
CGAGGCAAAGAGCATCTCATTCCAAGCCATAATGAAACCATATATGGCCACTGCAGCAATCCCTGGTCTAGCCAAGGGAAGAATAATTCGAAAGATAATGCCCAAGGTGCTACAACCATCGATTTGAGCCTGCTCATCAATTTCTCTTGGAATACCGGCTAAAAAGCTTCGAAGCATGAGAATACTGAAAGGTAAAGCAAAGGACGTGTAAGTGAAAATCATTCCAAAATAGGAATTTCTCAGCTGAACACCGGTATAGCGATTAAAAACCACAAACATAACATAATAAGGAATGAGAAAAAGAATACCGGGAAACATTTGAGTTAACAACAAAGATCCAACGTATGGTTCTTTCAATCGGAAGCGAAATCGAGATAAACTATAAGCAGCAAATAGGCTCAAAAGAATTGAAGCCAGCATCGTGCCTCCACTAATGATCATGCTGTTTCTAAAATAATCAAGCATCCTCACCGTCTGATTGATTCGGATGTAATTCTCCCAAGTAAAATGACGAGGAATCCAGCGAGGTGCCAGCTCCGGATCACGAAAGTCAGCTGACTGGATTTCTAATGTGCTTTTGAATGAACCTGAGACCATCCACAAATAAGGAAATAGAACAACCACTACTACAATGATTGCTCCAACATAAATTCCAACCATTCTGAATATTTTTCGTCCAGAATTCATGTCTTTTTACTCCTCAATCGTTTTGCCGGGTTGGAAGAGGCGGGTATAGACAATGGCAATAACTATTGTCAATACAACTAGTCCCATTGACATGGCTGCTCCTAAACCAAAATGAAAATTTTGAAAAGCTTCGCGTAAGATGAGGGTAGAGGGTACTTCGGCATAATATCCCGGGCTTGATCCCAGCATAGCTTTAAATTGATTGAATGCATGAAAGTTCCAAATAATACTGAGCAGAATATAAATTTTACTCACCGGTTTTAAAAACGGAAAGGTTACGTACCGGAATACCTGCCAGGGAGTCGCTCCGTCAGAGAGAGCAGCGTCTTTTATTTCGCGTGGGACACTTTGCAATGCGGCAAGAAGTAATAAACAGCCTAGCGGCCAACCCTTCCAAATACTCGCTATAATTACAGCAGTCATAGCTCGAGGACCCACTAACCACACAACTGGTTCTTTTAATAAACCAAGCGAAATAAGGTATTGATTGACGATACCGATCCGACTTTGGAAGATGAATCGCCAAACAGAATAGGCAACCGAATCAGGCATAATATAGGGAAGGAGAACCAGACCTCTTACTAATGTTCGACCGAAAAATTTTTGATTCAGTAGAATCGCAACAGCCAGGGCGATAACATAACCCAGGCTGATAGTAATACCCCCGTACAAAACTATATTATAAAGAGAGCGGAGAAAATTCTGCCCTTCCTGTAGATTGAAGCTAAAAGCCCAACGAAAGTTATCTAAACCCACAAAGGGAGCCTTGGTCCAATCTGAAATGGTGAAAATGTCCAGGTCACGAAAGCTGATCATAACCCCCCAGATAATTGGGAAAAAGTGAACCAACAGCATTGCCAAAACCGCTGGTAAAATGAGAAGATATGGCGTTAGTGGCTTAACCCTTTTTCCCGAGAACATTTTATCTCTCCCCTTGTTTTCTTTTTAGGT
Protein-coding sequences here:
- a CDS encoding carbohydrate ABC transporter permease — encoded protein: MNSGRKIFRMVGIYVGAIIVVVVVLFPYLWMVSGSFKSTLEIQSADFRDPELAPRWIPRHFTWENYIRINQTVRMLDYFRNSMIISGGTMLASILLSLFAAYSLSRFRFRLKEPYVGSLLLTQMFPGILFLIPYYVMFVVFNRYTGVQLRNSYFGMIFTYTSFALPFSILMLRSFLAGIPREIDEQAQIDGCSTLGIIFRIILPLARPGIAAVAIYGFIMAWNEMLFASVLTGTETKTVAIGLLEYITTQESRWAGMMAASVIVTIPVLILFTIVQKQIIEGLVGGATKG
- a CDS encoding carbohydrate ABC transporter permease, whose translation is MFSGKRVKPLTPYLLILPAVLAMLLVHFFPIIWGVMISFRDLDIFTISDWTKAPFVGLDNFRWAFSFNLQEGQNFLRSLYNIVLYGGITISLGYVIALAVAILLNQKFFGRTLVRGLVLLPYIMPDSVAYSVWRFIFQSRIGIVNQYLISLGLLKEPVVWLVGPRAMTAVIIASIWKGWPLGCLLLLAALQSVPREIKDAALSDGATPWQVFRYVTFPFLKPVSKIYILLSIIWNFHAFNQFKAMLGSSPGYYAEVPSTLILREAFQNFHFGLGAAMSMGLVVLTIVIAIVYTRLFQPGKTIEE